Sequence from the Tursiops truncatus isolate mTurTru1 chromosome 18, mTurTru1.mat.Y, whole genome shotgun sequence genome:
TGCAGTGGATAGGAAATACAAATGAGACCTCGAACAAaatcatcagcatcatctggcTCAGTATGACACATTACAGAAGCAGCTGCTCTTGAGCCCATTGAACGACCTAAAACCAATTAAAATTAAGTTCAGTTTGAAATATAAACATTCACATAAAGTAGTGGTGATGATAATGTGGCAAGTCAGATTTCATTCACTGTTCATCCATCATATTGcttatcaataaatattaactacaaCAGGTGCCAATTAAAAAGCTGCAATACCCAGAGACTTGTGAATAGCTAAAAACTGATCCTAagtcaaatcttaaaaaaaaaaaaaaaaaggaattattttccGAAAGAATACTTGAAGTGGTGAAGACAGTCCTTGTGAAGGAATCATTTGAGAGGGGGTGATTCAGGGATATAAATAAAAGGAGACCTCTTCAGgttataacacatatatatgaggttgaaattagatttaaatattaaagtatCTTGGTGTTACACAAGGAAGTGACTtaccgaaacaaaacaaaaaatccttaaGTCTCTTCCTGTCATTAATTTTAATTCTCGATTACCTATTCCTGTATTAATATGAGTAGACTTTAGAACAAGTATTCACAAGTATTGAAAACTTACCTCCAAGGAAAACACCTGCAAGTTTGTATTCTCCTGAGGTCTTTAGGTAATTCTAGAAAAATCGACCAAAAAATTATCAATTCTTCTCCCATGAAATATTCCACTGGAAAACCAACATATATTTTCTCATCATTACGAAATGTATGAAAATTTTTGCAAAAACAAGAAATTTCAAGGGATTCTTCTTGGAAGAGGTAATCAGTTCTTTGCTCTCTGGTCATGCCTTCACTGTCAAATCATAAACTGGGTAATACAGGcaaataagtgggaaaaaaacactGTCTAAAACAAATTCaagtactaaaatatttttaaagaacaaatcgTGGAGGGAAGAAAAGCCAGTAAAAGCTTCCAACTAATACAAAATGTGATAATACTAACATCTAATTTAAAGCTCTGAAAAACTCAGTAAGCTTTAAGTAATCTGGattaaaagaaatttcagattTGTTTTATCTAGGGATTTTATAGTTTCTAATAGAGAAATCATGTATTATTTGTACATTCATAGTATACAAGGCAAAATACCTAGAACTATATATCCTAAATTTCAATATGTAAATTACATCATAAGTAGATTCTTTGGCAGTATCACAGAGAAACATTTATGATGTAAGCACTCATCCCCATGGAAACTAACTGATGGCAAAAAAGAGAAATCTGACCATTACACAGCCTTCACACACTGCTGAGTTTCTAAGAATACTcattaaaggatttttaaattaaatcaaacGACTGCTaataaaatgtcttaaatttattatgaattttaaaaacagaattctgtcataagtaaatataaagaaattttctTACCAAAACTGATTTATATGCCTTAATTCTATGTACAATATTAAGGCCTTTACAGGTAAATCTCAGGCTAAAAAAACCATGAGATGCAAGATGGGATGCCAGTGACATCAAATGAGGAAGATTCATATCTCCTGATGCTCCATGTGTAAGAATTATTCCATATGTTAAGCTCTTGTTAGGTACCAAACAAACAGCATCTAGTAATTTATTTCcaaaaggtatttttaatttaacctGGAATTCAAGAGAATAAATGGATCAAAAATTACTTCCTTGCCTATTCAGACAAATGAATAACTATATATGCTTGTTCTGCAAGATCCATGATTCAAGTCACAGCCTCCAAATAAAAAGcaatgatattaataataactaatacTTAAGAAATACTTATTGTGTCAGGTACTATTATAactgctttatatgtattaaatcatttaacATTCCTAAGAATTCTAAGAGGCAAGTACtgttactatctccattttatagctgagaaaactgaggcacagtagCTTACATAATGTGCCCAAGGTTATATATCCAATTAGCTAGGATCCAAACTCAGGCAGTCTGCTCCAAAGTCCTCACTCTTAACCACTAATGCTATGCTGTCTCTCACagtatgaaaataagaaaattactcTGGAGCCATatgactacaaaaaaaaaaaaaaggaaccttgaAGATGCAGAATGTATGAAAATATGTATTACCTCTGTATGACtcattttcactgttgaataACAAACTTAAAGTGCATTACATCTGAGAAGCAAAGGACATCTCCCTGAAAAGAAGATTCTGTTGTGAAAGGTGGGTTGGCAGACACAAGAACTATGAATGAACACACTCAGTAGCTAAAGTAAACATTTAGAACTACTTCTCTAAGAACTGATGTCTTTACAAgcacattatttattttcattcctacGGTCACTCAGAGTTTGTTATAGGACCAGGTGTCCTATAACAAAATAACTGGCAGATGTTATTTAAGATAAAGCCAGTGTGATATCTTCACATGGATGCCTTAAGAAAATTCATATCAAAGTAGGATGCTGTATCTTGGTAAtgctgtaaaaaatatatatatatgtatttttttccctaagcatCTTTATTCTCAACCATCTTCAACTTAATTTCACAGCATCTATTAACCCATTTTCTTCGTCTTTATCATTCCCAGCTCTTCCTCTGACCCTGCAATGGAAGTACACATCCACACCCTTTGTCCTGAGACTCTGCAGAGCCTCCCAGTAGGCAGAGTGTAAATCTCCACCCTATTGCCTTTGGGCTTggctatgtgacttgctttaatCAACACAATATGTCTCAATGTGCCACTTCTGAGCTGAGGCATGGCAAATTTCCAGAAGTGCTCTTGAACTCTTGCCTTCAGCCCTGAGAAAAACATGCTTcatgtatttttgctttttttagcCTGGGTTCCAGAATGAAGACACATGGAGCAGACCAGAACCCAAAACTAAAGTCTGGAGTCCAGTCTAGTCCAACCAACATCTAAACCACTGAAGAACCATGAAGTGTCTACCTGAAGAACCAATAGCATGAAATGCCGGGAGCCAGAGATTTCAGGGTTGTTATGCAGCATTCCTTCCTATAGTATGAGATCTTTTATTGTTCAGGATATCATCAACGTCAGGATCTCCGTTGTTCATCTTTTTTCCCATTAACATTTACTAATTCATTCACTGAATAGATAATAACATGGTCCAAAGTTAAAAAGgtacaaaaatatacagtggaaactCTTCCTCATTCCACTTTTGCCTTACCATCCAGATCCTCTCTTTAAAGGCAACCAATATTCTGCtatctttcagatattttatatatatacctacagacacacacatctcctttttctttttataaactgGTGACCTACTTTTCTGAACCCCCTCCCATATGTATCTTGGTGATTACTCATTTCCTTATACAACaagcttcttgttttttttatggctatAGAATATTCCAAGGAAAGGTTGTACATTATTTTACCATCTATCAAttaaaatgagattgtttccaatcttttgctaaAACCATATTGCAATGAGTGGCACTGTACTTAACATTATTTTCACATGTGTGTAGACATATCTGTAAGAGAAATTCCTGTGTCAAAGGGTGTATTCacttacaattattttttaagaaatacatttcatttttgaataggtaatatacGCACATGGTACACAATTTTAAAACAGTTAACAGTAGTTAAGTCTCCTCCCATTTTTCCCCCAGCCACAATGTTCCTTTCCCTTCCCAGAAGCAACCACTGTGACTAACTTACTGTGTATATctttccctttgtgtgtgtgtgtgtgtgtgtgtgtgtgtgcgcgcgcgcgcgtgcagaATTCTCATATTTGAGCCTGAAGGGTATCAGACTGGCTGCAGAAAGTTCTGGGGTTTAAACTGGGGGATGATGGACTTCAATCTTCATTGTCCCTGTTTTCATAAAGGGAGCCTAGTAACTGTGCCCGGGGTCCCCTGGTTCAAAGATCCTGCTTTACGTTCTCAAGAGACCAGCCTCCAGTCTTCTAATGGGAGAGAAGCAGAATCCAACGATGTGACACGGGGAGAGAGCGCCGGCGGTCTACCTACTTCTCCGGCGCGTTTCATCGAGGTACAGCCCTCCACATCCATCCCCAGCGCCATTCCTTTCGCTGCCACCTTCTGCACATTTCGGAGACTCTGTTTCTGACGTAGAACTGTTCCCCCAGCACTCCCTGCTGCTGGTTTAGAATTAAGCTGATCTGCTAAGGCTTGGGCTTTCTGGAGCCCAGTATCTTATTGCTGTTGTTTCCTGTCGCATTTTCTTCATCCTTGTGGGTGTACGCCTTTTTGAAAATCCTTTGCTGTACTTTTAGTGAGATTTCAGGAGGGGGGAAAATTAGGTACACACGTATTCAACCCACCCTCTTAACCCAGAGTGCTCTGCTATCCGTCTGCCGGCCGTGGGCGTTTGGCTTTTTGCGCTGCCGCTGCCCTTTTTCTGGAAAACGCCCCTCCCTTCCAGACTTCACGGTGCACGCACAGTCTGTCCTCCCGCAACGGTGCGCGCAAGCTGGGCTACTCGGGAAACAGCGAAACAGCTGCAGGATGTAACGCCAACCTGGCCTAGACCGTCCAGGCTGTCAGCATGCCGGGCTCTGGGGGTCAGACGGGACAGCGTCTCAGCTGCAAAGGCGGCCGACGCCACCAACCAACCTCGGGGAGGCTGCGAAGGTTCATCGCATGGAGTCGCGTGCCCACGTCGCGAGCGTTTTCACGCCCACGTGGCGACGGCGACCACATCTGATGCCGGGGGTCAGATGCCACCCCTCCCGTAGCCGTCCACGGGCAAAACGCCCGCGCCTCATCCACCGCGTCGAAGCGGGACGCTGGAAATCGCGGGGCTAGACGCCAGCCTTGCGAGTTCAAGTCCtcgggggggcgggggtgaggtCGATAACCTGGCCGCGTCAACAACGAGCGATCAGAGATCCGGCACTCCCGGAGCTCGGGACGCAAAGGCGCCAGACGACCGTCCGATTCCGCCCGCCGGCGCCGGGGCCCCGGCGACCCTCCCCGCTCGGAGACCGCCGGTGCCCGGCTCGCGGGACCCAGGCCGGAGCCGCTCGGCTCTCCCCGCCCGCACCGTGCCCTCACGCCGCCTCCTGACCGGCCGGCCGGAGCCCCAGCGGCCGCGGCCCGCGGGACTGAACCGACGCCTCACGCCTCACGGAGCCTCCCAACAGCCCCTGAGGGGCTACGGCCATGAGCCCGAGACGCCTCACGCGGGGCCGCAGGAAGCCCCCGGGCCCCTCGGAAGCCGTCCCCTATCTGGCGGCCCGaaccgccaccgccgccgccgcacTTACCAGGGACGGGAAAGTGACCGGGAGCACCTAACCTCCCTCACTCTCTTCAGGGAGCGAACTTCCACACTCGAACTCGAAGGGACCGCCTCGCCGCACCCGCCAGTGCGTCCCGCTACGGCGCATGCGCACGCAGACCCCGCCCCCACACGGGCGCGCGAGCCGGCGCGCGGGGCACGCTGGGAGCGGGAGTTTTCCCGCCGCTGTCGGCGGGGCGCGGCGGCGGTGGCGTCCGCTCTCCGACGCGGGGGACGCTGACGTGCCGCCACCTGTCGCTGCCTCAGTCCCGACTGCGTCCACTCAGGACCCTTCCCCGTCCCAGCCACTCCATTCCAGCAGTTGCACGGGCCAAAAATCTCGGGGTCAGCTCTGATTGTTCTCTTTTTCACACACCCCGCAGTCAATCCAGCGACCCCGCTTGTTCGACTGGCAAATATGTacagaatccaaccacttctcacGCTAACACCAGACCCGCCGGAGCCCCACCACCGTCTTTGCCCGGATTATTGAAAGAGTCGGCCAAAGGGCCTCTCGTTCCCACGCCCGCCCGCCACCTTTCCGCTACTTATCGACGCAGTGGCCAGCTGGACCCCATTGAAAGGTGAGCCTTCATCTCAACGCTTTTTGCAAAGGCTTCCCGTCTCGCCCGTAATCAGAAGGTTTCATACGATCGGTCGCTTCCTCTCTTACCCGTTTCCTACTCATCTCGTTTCCCCGGCTCCTTCAGCTCTAGACGCCCGGGCCTCTTCACTCCCCTCACACCCAAACCCACCAGGCGAGGCCTCACGACAGGGCTTCTGTCCTGGTCTTCCCTCCTCTCGGAGAGATCTAGTGGCTACCGGTGCAACTCCTTGGGGTCTTCGCTCAACTTGTCattttctcagtgaggccttttCTAAGCGCCTCACGCGCACCTTGGTCCTCCCACCAAAGACCTACCACATATCATCTTTCCACCCCGGTCACCGAACGGACTGTGAATTTGTCTCCTTCCCGGACCGAAGGCAGGGGTCTTTATTGTCGTTGTTATTTCGTCTTGAATCTCCCGCTTATGGAAGAATTCCTGGCAAATCAATACGTCTCGGATGAATGAATCTTCCCCAAGCCCAGGGCAGTTAGGAACCACCCTCTTTTCTGTCGCAGCACAAGTAAGGAGACACAATGCAGAAAACCACTGATGGTCATTTATCTCAAGAGTTTTCGCGCATTACAGAGGCTTAATGAACGTTTCTCTACATGTCTCCTAATTTTCTagctcagattttaaaaaacGGCTTTATCTGCGTGCCATAAAAGCCACTCACTTTAAGAGTACCTTTCAGTGGTTTTCGGTAAGTTTATAACCATTGGCAGCTATCAGCATAATCTAAGAACATTtacatcacccccaaaagaacaCTGTGCTCATTGCCTTCTACCCTTAAACCCAGACtaccactaacctactttctgtctgtagattttccttttctgggcatttcctacaatatgtggtctttttatggctagcttctttcactcagaatcatgttttcaagattcatccatactGTAGCATGTAATAGTACTTTATTCCCTCTtatcactcatttctttttattgctgaatagtattcagtTTTATGGGTAAACCACATTTCGTTTATCCATTTGCCAGTAGATGGGTATTTGGATTCTTTCCACtatttgactattatgaataacactGTTATAACActcagggagagagaaagcagtGTGAGGACAGAAGCGGTGAGAGATTTGAAGACACTAAGCTGCTGGCTGGGAAGATGCAGGAAGGGGCCACAAGACAAGAAATGTAAGAAATGCGGCCCTAGAAGCCAGAAAAGGCATACTGCCCTCTGCCTCAGGAGGGACCCAGCCCCATGAACACCTTGACATTATCCCAGAAACACTGATTTCAAACTCTAAAatccagaactataagagaataaatttgtgttgttttaaaccactaaatttgtggtattttgtcacAGCAGCAATAGGAGAGTAATACAAAACATTATTTGCGGACACCAAAACTTCAATTTCAGATGAGTTTCacatatcatcatcatcattattattcttttgatttttttcaaccatttaaaaatgttaaaatcattCTTAGCTTGCAGGCTGTACAAAAACAAGTGGTGGGCCAGATTTAGCCAAATATTAGCACAATTAATCCATCCATggattaaaagaataatacataatGAGATGTTTGGAGTTTTTATAATGGAGTTTTTACAATGTTTCAAAATTAGAGCACTATTAATGTAATTCATTAtgaatttaacaaaaacaaatcaaaataaaactcaaacatttaaatagatgcctaaaaagcatttaataagaTTTTAATGCTCTTCCTTTTTAATAAGTTAGTAATTGGAAATTTCGTATTTTAATAGCGGTTGTTTATGATAAATCATAACAAACATTTTGCTTAACAGTGAAAAATCAGTAGCATCTTTGGTCACCCAGTCTAAAGTAGTCACCACCACCCAGCCCACTTTCTCTCTGTAATAACTGGTTTTATTTATCAGTCCTTAATTGtcctgcttatttatttatttttacaggtttatttcattcttctttcagaAGAGATAGTGACTGTTCCCTGTTGTATGCCCAGAACCTAatacaatgtctggcacatattaggtgcttaataaatacttgttgaataaaatccatttgtgatggttagttttatgtgtgaACTTGTTTGGGCCAAGAGGCCCAGATATGTGGCCAGATATTACTCTGGATTTTCTGTGTGCTGTGGGATGAGATTAACACTGAAATCAGTGGACTCTGAGTCAAGCAGGTTGCCCTCCACAATGTGTCGAACGactgaagagaacaaaagacTGACGTCCCCAGTGtgagagggaattctgccagcagacagcCTTTCGCTTCGAACTGCAACATAGGTCTTTCCTAGGATTCCAGTGTGAcggccttcagacttgaactgcaGGTTGTGGACTTGCCAGCCTTCATAATCAGGCGTGAGCCAGTCCTTAAATCTCTCTGTATACACACAACCTAATGGctgtttctctggaggacccTGACGAATGCACCACTGATGTCTGAAACAAGGTAAGAATGTTTGTTatcaccacaattattcaacattgtGCTAGAAGTCCCACTCAATGTGATAAGgctggaaaataagtaaaattataaatatggtaAAGAAGATACACTGTCATTATTTTCAGATATGATTCTTTGAGAAAATCAAGTGAAGTTTATTAGATCTGATAAAATAGTGCAGTATGTAGTTGGGTACAGGACAGAAAAATCTACAGTTTTCTTAAACACATTAAATAACTagctagaaaaatataatttttttaaaaagcctaagcAAAATAGAAACAATTGTAGAAACTACCCAAGAAAAAACATAATGTAAAACATTCAAGATCTTatatgaaaaaacataaaattttacttaagagCCACCCCCCTCTCCAAAAAAGAcctgaataaatagaaatatgcACCACTTTCCTGATAGGAAAACACAATAGACATTTTAGTTTCATCAACCATTCAAATTAATGAAATTTCACTTGGAATTTTTACAGTGATTTTAAAGTTCAACTGGAAGAATAgacaaaaaaatttgaaaacaatcttaagaaGAGCAGTAAGAAGGGATCTTTACTGCTATCAAAAGATCCTAAAAATTTACaggatcatattttaaaataatttggaaaatgttttttatgTTTCAAGGTGAGAAGGTCTTTCTATGTCAGATGCAAAGCCAAGAAATTATAAAGTAACAATGGACAGATCTGACcacataaaaattaagaacatctatatttatatagGCATTGTGAGCAAAGTTAAAGGACAAAAAAGACTGGGAGACATTTGCAGCAAACATAATAGAAAGCGTTGAtgtccacaatatataaagagttgaaaaaagtcagtaagaaaaaattttaaaaattgaaaatttgacAAGGCCGAAAAgtcaaagacaaggaaaaaaaagatagtcaATTTCATAAATAAtcagggaaatattttaaaaaacaatttttgtattcaaattgacaaaaatgaaaaagatgaataATACCTAGTGTTTCTGACTATATAgaaaaatgggattttaaaaccCTAGTAATGGGAGAATAGTTTGTATAGTCCCTCTCTGTTTTGCTTTATCTATAAACATTTAAGTTACCCATTGTTTCAGTAATTCACTTTGAGAAATTTATCCTATCGTACTACCAGCAGGCAGCCTTCTTTTTAGGAGAgctgaaaattagaaacaatcCTTCCTACCTAGTAGAAAGGATGGAGAAGATAAATTATTGTGATCTGGGTCCTTGATGGACCTAACCTCCAAGTTTATGGATCCAAAAAATGTCTGAAAATCTACTTTTTAACAGGTGTTCTACTGAGAAGAATGTAGGGattggaagaagttgattttttgttattatgagcatgtattacttttgaaattttattaaaaataaaatttcattttgaaataattacatattCATGGGAAGTTAAAAAAGTATCAAAACCAGGAGCTTGCTTGACATTATACAATTCACagagcttattcagatttcaACAACTATATATGCATTCAggtgcacatatgtgtgtgtgtgtagctctaTGTAGCTTTatcatatgtgtatatttatgtaacCAACTCTCTAATGAAGATATAGGACTGATCTATAATCACAAGCAACCCTTACACCATACCTTTACAGCCACGTCCTCtcttcatatccaaaatattctTCTTAAGAAAAATGTAAGATTATGGAAAGAGAGCCATGATTTATTGCTGAGTGGAAAATtgttacagaaaaatgtttttgggGAGGGAAAAATTTATGTACGTTTATATGAGCATATGAAGCTTTCAATTCAATTTCTTATACCCTAATTCAAATGTTCAAACTGAAAATCTGGTTCTCTAAACCAAACTTTGAAACACACTGACAGAGGAGACTTGTCAAGTTAATCATCCATCAATAGGTCACAGACTCCAAGTTCAACAACCAAAGTCAGTCCTCCTGAGTTCCTTATTGGAATCTCAACTCTGTTCATTTAAACAAAAGATTTATAAGACAAGCAGAGATATAGTATGAACACCATCCTGTCAGAACCtacttttcacttatttttacaaGAGGCAGTGTTGACAGAGGAATTCCTGCTATGCTAATGTGTCATCTGAGGTCCAATGAACATACGGGCCATTTATGGAAGTGCCACTGTGACGGATTAAAATGGCAACCTTCTCAGGGTGAAGAAAAACAGTTTTGTACAATGAGAAACACATGTTCCAGAAACTTCTGGAGTTGGCATTTTTTGATAATGTTATAAGGCTTAATTTATCAGTGCCACAAAGTGAAGGAATTAATAATTcttcagccactgcagctgccagCATACTACTATTATACTATAATTCAGAGACAGCCTCTTTGctaattacaaatatatatattttaaattaattaatttattaatttttggctgcgttgggtctttgttgctgcacgcgggctttctgtagttgcggcgagcaggggccactccttgcggtgcgtgggcttctcattgcggtggcttctcgttgcggagcacgggctctagacgcgcaggcttcagtagttgcggcacgcaggcttcagtagttttggcacatgggctttaggcgtgcaggcttcagtagttgtagctcgtgggctctagagcacaggctcagcagttgtggctcacaggcttagctgccccaaggcatgtgggatcttcccagaccagggctcgaacccgtgtctcctgcgttggcaggcggattcttaaccactgcgccaccagggaagcccacctataTTATGTTTTGCCTTTTGTCACTAACCCTCCTGGAATTATCTTTGGATAGAGTGTATGCTGGGTATCCAgttgtttttcttccatataTGGATATCTGTGAcattatgatttataataagaaatatgtattttgtcttcctttgtcctatttctggcacagagctcctaaaacctttggaatttctgAAGTAACAGAGCAATGAAGaggtcttttgttatgttaatgagttGACTTTTGGAAAGTACCAAAAGATGGGAGCTGGTTGCCAAGAGAaacaaccatgtgattagagcgTTGGAACTTTTAGCATCCTCCTATCCTgctctggggaagggagggggctggCCAATGATttcatcaatcatgcctatgtaatgaaggctccataaaaacccaaaagggtGGAGTTTGAAGAATTTTCAGGTTGGTGACCTAGATGCTTCCACAAGTCATTAAGCCTGGCCccaaactccatgaggacagaagcTCCTTTGCTTTGGCCCTTGctctatgtatctcttcatctggatgttgatttttatatttctaataacctttgtaataaactggtagTCTAGTGACTAACCTGGTTTCCTTAgtcctgtgagctgctctagcaaattaactgaaCCCATGTTGTGAgcacctctgatttatagccagttggctGGAAGCACAGGTGGCagcctggacttgtgattggcatctgaagtgaagGACTGAGCCATTAACCTgaggaatctgatgctatctctgggtagagagtgtcagaattgagttgaattgttgGACACCCAACTGGTGTTGGAAAGTAGCCTGGTGGTGTGGGGAGAACCACCACACATTGAAATTGGAATCAGAAACATTAATATACTACACAGTCCCAGCTCCATTCACTGAAATGTGCAACCTTTTTCCAACTCTCTGTAGTTCTGGATCACAGATCAAGTTTCCAGTCTGTTCATGCATCGCTCTCAGGTattgctctatttttttctattcctgcAGCAGTATCACATGGTCTCAAATTCTATAGCTTTATAAAGTGTCTTACTATACGGTGGGAAAGTTCTTGCAAGTCATACTTCCtcaaaagtgtttaatttttcttggatTTGCAGGTCCATACATTTTTTAGGAAATTTTATAAAGTTCCACGGAAAAAGGGGCAGAGTACATTTAGATTGGGAATACATTGACTCTATATTATGTTGGGGAAAGTTGACATCTTTAATATTGAGTCTGCCAATCCATGGACATGTAACATCTTTCGATTTAACtactttttaaagagatttcaTAATTTCCTCTATAAAGATCTTGGGCATTTTTGCTAGATTTAATTCCTCAAATAATTACGTCATAGTTTTCAGAGCTActgtaaattttaccttaaacatttttatttctgttactagCTGGTATATTAAAATACAAGTGAATTTTATATACTAGTTTTGTATTTAGCAAAtgccaagtttaaaaaaaataaatttatttattttaggctgcgttgggtctttgttgcggtgaatgggcttctcattgttgtggcttctcttgttgcagagca
This genomic interval carries:
- the TEX30 gene encoding testis-expressed protein 30 isoform X1 yields the protein MSHTEVKLKIPFGNKLLDAVCLVPNKSLTYGIILTHGASGDMNLPHLMSLASHLASHGFFSLRFTCKGLNIVHRIKAYKSVLNYLKTSGEYKLAGVFLGGRSMGSRAAASVMCHTEPDDADDFVRGLICISYPLHHPKQQHKLRDEDLFRIKDPVLFVSGSADEMCEKNLLEKVAQKMQAPNKIHWIEKASHSMAVKGRSTNDVFKEINTQILFWIQEITEMDKK
- the TEX30 gene encoding testis-expressed protein 30 isoform X2, translating into MNLPHLMSLASHLASHGFFSLRFTCKGLNIVHRIKAYKSVLNYLKTSGEYKLAGVFLGGRSMGSRAAASVMCHTEPDDADDFVRGLICISYPLHHPKQQHKLRDEDLFRIKDPVLFVSGSADEMCEKNLLEKVAQKMQAPNKIHWIEKASHSMAVKGRSTNDVFKEINTQILFWIQEITEMDKK
- the LOC141277023 gene encoding uncharacterized protein; this encodes MDFNLHCPCFHKGSLVTVPGVPWFKDPALRSQETSLQSSNGREAESNDVTRGESAGGLPTSPARFIEPSTGKTPAPHPPRRSGTLEIAGLDASLASSSPRGGGGEVDNLAASTTSDQRSGTPGARDAKAPDDRPIPPAGAGAPATLPARRPPVPGSRDPGRSRSALPARTVPSRRLLTGRPEPQRPRPAGLNRRLTPHGASQQPLRGYGHEPETPHAGPQEAPGPLGSRPLSGGPNRHRRRRTYQGRESDREHLTSLTLFRERTSTLELEGTASPHPPVRPATAHAHADPAPTRAREPARGARWEREFSRRCRRGAAAVASALRRGGR